GTTGTAAAAGGCAAGCTAGCCACAGAAGATAAAGGGGATACTTGAGCTTTGGTTAAAAACGATTTCCCATTAGAAATAGAAGCAGCCCATATCTTTGTTGATCATCAAGGAATGATACTCATTGTAGTTAAGATACCCCCAGAAACGATAAAGACCAATCTCCCCATATTTCGAAGACTTCAAATGCAAAATATACAAATCTTTGATATTACCCTCAAACTTCGTTCTAATAGCGTCCACCTGTTTTGAAAAAGTAGAAAGTGATTAAAAGAACGTGATATATAGAACCTACTGGTAGATGATAGGAAGAAATGGTAAGTCTCTGTTGCGCTGCAACTTTCAGTAGCATATCTCAGCAAGACAGCTACCAGCGATAGAACAAATCAGCTACTATGTGAACGAAATAGCGAAGTATACATGCAGCATGACGAAACAGTAAGGTCCAATATTACTGGATGTGGGCACTTAAGGATGTCAGATGTTAACGAATAGGATAAATTACTGGATTCAGAACTATATTTCAACATTTTAAGGATGTTAaatcgaaaaaaataaaaaatgatgacAGTCCATTCGTGTATCATTTGATAAATCTTCGCTCTTCATACATTTTGTCAAAGTACAGATTACTTGCCAGAATACAATTCAGTAGTTAAGCAAATCAAATATCAAAGCACATAGTCCAAATATTCTTTCATCTCTGCATTTGAAATATAGAGAATACCTGAGAGAAATTTATAAGAGAATCCAGATTAAGTTGTTTTACTGTTGACTCAGAAATGTAATTGAGGCTCTTAAAACATGACCGCAACTCCAAAGCTTGTTGTAGAATGCTATTAATTATGGCAGCAATTGGTTTTGTTTCAGCAGATAAGAAACATCTGAACATTAGAATAACGACCAATTAGAATAACCTGTAAGTTTTGTGCATCAGAAAAATAATCTTTCCATAACACAAAAGGTCTTACATGTGAAGCGCATCAGTAACATAACATAGATGCACATACTCGAGATCCAGCATATCTCTCACCTAATCAATAATTGAAGATCATCAATCCACTAGTTTCCTTCCAGCAGAAGTAAAATTATGATATAAAAAACATGTTACAGGACAAAATCATCACAGGACAGTGTAGCAATCATTTTATGTTTAATATGGAAACAGCTTTAGTATCGTATTTACAGGAATGTATACCTGATGTTGAAGTGAATGTTGAAAACGGCGCCATGATATATCAGACAAATGGCAATGGAGATACTGTTGTAGTGTTGATAGAAAGTGATAAACTTGATGTCTGAATAAACAGAAAAGAGTTGTTAATGCCAAGAAACATACTGATAAAAACCAAATATTCCAGAGATATTTGACACAGTGATGACTATCAACGGAAGAGTAAAGATGAATTGGAACCTACCAGGCAACAGAAAAGTTGGTTTGTTAATCTGCAATAGTTAGAACAGTTCTAGTGCTCCCAAAAAGACCACTAATTATAATATCATACAGCTTTGACCCCTAGTTTATATTGTCATACATCTACAAAACCTAGTGATATTACAATGCTATGGTAGTGCTTTTTGACAAAAAATATGCACTTCTTAATTTCATATCTGTAATATGAACATTCAAATTATGAACTTAGACAGCCAAAGCTAAATATGTTTGGCCTTATATTTCTTTTACTTGAAGTAAGTCATTCAGTGTTCAAAAAATTGCTGATTGGTGGATGTTTTGAACATTTGATTACTCAAATAAAAATAGTGTTCTCGTGGATAGAGTCTACCTATTGAGAACTCCAATGCTCCCAAAAGGCCTGGTGCTCTCATGCTTTGAACATACAAAGTGTTATCTAGTAATttttagtttggaaaaaaacggAGGTGTGCAAAATGATGGTATTTACAAACATGCCAAAATTCGTCTCAACAATCTTGATAGAATAAAAGTGCTGGTTCAGGCAATTTTTATGTACAATGTGTTCTGAATCGAAATTTTGCATAACTCTATGATCCGCGATGCCACACATATCTCTTTATTTTTGGATTGTCTATATACCATTTGATAGAATACTCCCCTAGAAATCTTGCAGATTCTGGACCACCCGACTGCTTTAAGAATCGTGCAAAGCAACTAAACCCTACAAAAACTCATCATCCCCTTTTTCCCGACTCCCCTCACGCCGCTGCCACTAACCAGGGCGAGTTCGCGACCCATCCCGTCTCGACCGTGCTGCCGCCCGGCCTCACCGGTTGGCTAGAAGGCGTCAACGGCGCTGCCCTGGctggcctcctccccctccctctcctctccttttcctcAAGCCACTGGCGGTGAGCTGCCCCcacgccatcgtcttcctcgtctCCAGCGGTTCCCCGCCACCAGATTTGCCACCACCGGCCACCTCTCCTAACCAGTCCTGTCTTTCCCCCACCGCTCGCTTACGATCCCATGGCttcagcggcgccgccgccctatGTCACAAAAGCTCCCAGATCAATGTGACGAGGAACAGGATCGAGGAAAGCGGGACGCTACTTTTTTGATGTTTTAACATGGGGGGAACGAGATTATTCCCGCGTTCCCGGGACGAGGAAGTTGGCATAGTTCCACGTTCCCGGTGACTTAGCTGCAGCCGCCTCACCGCCCGCCCAATCCACCACCCACCGCCGAGCTGCCGCCTCCCACGGCCATCTCTCTAAAGCCGAAGAACTCCCCCCACCCTTCTCCCACCCTAACCCCAACTACCGGACCCTAATCCATAGGTCCCCACTGAAGTTTGGGGGTGCTGCCGGCaccggagaagaagatgaggtcGCCGGAGCTGAAGAAGGGCAGGAGCACGAATCACAAAGTACATCCGATGGCCCAAAATCTGCATGATTTGAAGGCAGATTTTCTGGCGAATGACATTTAGTAATTCCCTTTTTTTTACACACAAATGACAATTTGATAGCACTTATGTGTGCTGGGAGCACAGGAGACCAGTCTTTTGGAAGCACTATAATTGTTCTCCATCAAACACCACTTATTCACTTATTTGTCACTTTGAACTGTGTATTTGCTAATTCTAATGCTTGGAAATGTTATGCTGTAGAAACAGAGTTTTGAAATAAAACTGCAGTGAATGCTTTACAAAAAAACTACATTACTCTGTCAAATTTAGCTCTTTCAAGTATCATGTTGGAAGTAGGTTTGACTTTGATGAGCTAATGCTAAACATGCtgaataaataatttatataaaatattgaaAATAATTACTTTTGTTATGGGCCTTATGGCATGTAAAGTAAATGCCTAAATACTGCAAGTTCGATAAAATCCCAGAAACTTAAAGTTTTAACAACATAACAAACAGTtcaggattttgaatagaacaCGCATTGAGTTTGTAATATTTCAGTGAGTGGTGCCAATTGCCAAATTGTTTATAGGAATGTACGGTTGGACGCCACAAAATTGTAGGAAGACTTTTTGATATTGGTACCTCAGTTTCATCACAGAACTCAATTCCTTTAAAACATCAGGTCTATTATGGCTGGAACGACTGATTAACTGTGTTAACTCCTGAAATCAGTTTGCACAAGACAATCTTAGCATATATAACAAATGtattacatgaaaaaaaaaggggatctCATGCAAATATATGTACTGCATCTATTAAGAGAACAAACAAAGTATCATTTATAATCCATTCAACTACTGATATTTAATAAATGCTAGTTCACTATCACTTAATACAGCACTACAGGTACTATATAATGGCTTCTGTCAAGAAGTGGGGAAAAGGTTCTGGGATTTACATCCAAATGAAAAGGTGCTATAAGAAAACATTGAAGGAGAAAAGTACCTTCAGAAATCGCCACACTTCAGTCAGAGAAAACACTGCAAGCCTAACCTGAACAAGATACCGAAATATTTCAGCATATGTTTTAAGTGCCTCCTCTGTAATGACGATGTTCACTGGCCAATCAACTTTATAGCCCAATAAGATGTCGTCCAGCACATCAAGACCTGGCAGTGAAAACTTGGGCAGTTAATAATCTGAGCAATCAAGCCCCAAGGAACTGTAGCCCAAGATAATCCAAGATGAAATCATTATTACCACATGTAGAGGCTTTAAGAGAAACAACTGGTTGCTCATTCATATATACAAACAACCTTTCCTTATAAGGGTCAGAATCGCATGAAGACCTCTGCAAAGCCAAGTCAAGAAGCCCTTGGATCTCTGCTCTTTTGTGCTCAGACTTGACAAAGGACCACTTCTGCACAGAGGAAGTTCAAAATTGCAAGGACTTTCTGGTGCTGATAAACATGAGTACATGACCAATTGTCTAAAACACAATGGTTGGAGAATGATACCTTTTTATAAATAGAAACAATAAAAGAATCTGCCCAATCAGCCAGTTCCATAAAATGGTAACGCCGCAGTGCTTGTAAGTGTCCACAAAGATCAAAACCATCCTCAAGCAACTTCATCGTGAAGCTGCTTACATATTTATATCTTGTACAGTTAAGGATCAGGAGGAAAAACCCATAGAAACTCTTTAGCTCTCTTTGACTTTAGTACATTCTAATCCTCTGGAAATATTCTTTAATATAATTATAACCTTGGGGATTCCTCTACTATTTTCCAACAAAAAAATCTGAAAGAACTTTCCACTGAAATTTAATGGTTCGAGTTTTAGAGTCCGTAGATCATGTTTTCCAACACTAACTAAACTGCACTAGCATTTTATCACATCCTTCATATGGGTTGTTTCCATATGTGAACCCACAATTGGTAAACAAGACAAATGGGCTAGCAAAACATACTGGTTATGTAATAAACTGTGACCAGACCAAATTAGACAAGAAAGAGAGAATATTAGCAGGCCTCTGGAGTTTTCCTTCAAAATGCATTTATAGCATCATGCAATACCAAAAATTTCACAAGAAAATGAGGTACCAAAACGCTAGAACAAGGAAAAATATAGTTCAaaactataataaattaaaacaagaaaaaaataatgccCAGACTTGAAAAGAATACCAGCAGCAATATACCAAGACAAAATTGTAGGAAAACCACAAGGATACTGCAGCAAAACTTCTTGTATAATGCACTTGTCAATAGCTATATCAAGTGGCATATCAGATGATGAAGTGGTATCTCCAGCTATTTCCATTGATTTAGCAGTGTACTCTAATGATTTCTCCCAGAATGCCCCACCCGAAGGATTTTCTAGAAGATTTGTTTGTGCTGAGATGTCTCCTGGGGAAGTAAGATAAGCATGACTTGTTGTCTTCGATTGAAGAAGCTTGCTGGAACAATCAAACTGTTTAGAAGCCTGAGCATTGGACTGTACAGCCATTGCAGATCTGACTTCAAACTCATCAAGGGAAGAAGTACTTCTCCCACAATATGCTTCACATGGATTAGTTACTGACTCAAAATTAAAGCCAATAAGTGCTTGGTTCTTCCTATTTCCATGCAAGTCATGCTCCGTATGACAAGAAACCGCATTCTTCACTATTGGATTAATGCTAAAATTGTAAGGAATGTTAGTATTCCATGGTTGCTTTATATTGATAGATTTTTCATCGTTATCCCTATTTGGCAGTCTAGGAGACCCTGATTCAGAGTGTCGACAAACAACATTGGCATGTGATACTTGCTCTGCACCTTTATCTCCTGTATATAAGAACTCTTCAGCCAAACTCATTTTTCCAGAGGATATATCGAATGAATTCTTCAAGAAACTGTCGAATGGCCAAAATTCACTGTATTGATTGTCCAGTTCCAAAGCATCACAGACCACGTCATGTTCTATACTCTGCGAGTGCATAGGAACATGTCCATAACTCAAGTCGTCCTTTTTCTTGTTCTCATTGATAGGGCTAGCAGGATTAATCCCATCAGAAACAGAACAGGTTTCATATGAAAGTAACTTTGTGGTTACAGATGAGCATTTTGCTTCACCTGAACTTGCACGGTACGATGAGAACATCGAGCTAGGCATATTATCACAAGCAGTATCAATCTCATCTTCAATATCATCAATAGAACTATATGATGAAGATGATTCCGATGATTCTAATGCATCCACTTTATCTGAAGATTCTTGTGATGTTGAAGAAGCATCATTATCTTTAAGCTCTGCAACCCTAACATTACAGAGGAcaagaaaaaaagacaaatcagaCTACAAGAAGTGTGGTACAGACTTATGATCTCCTATGTCTAGTTGTTTGCAAGCATAGACATATCGAATAAAATATGCACAATGAACCACAGAAGAAATGAATGGAAGATGAATATTCAAAAACAGCTAGCCATTGCAATAAAGGTATATCCACAACATACACATTGCAAGCTGGTAGAGCATTTGTGCCATGATAGAACAGCTCCACATCTGAAACAGCTGTATCTAGAGGGCTTGTACTTATATGCAGAACATTCAGTGCCGCATCAAAAGGAATTACCTGAAAACCAGCCTTTTGTCAAATGAATAATTCAAAACATGGTTGTAAACAGAAGCAAAGGTAGCATGAAATGTCCATTTGAGGGAAAAGCTCAAGCTTCAGTGCTGACAGCAAAGTTTCAACATAAAATATGCAAGCCCTTTTAGGAAGCAAATGTTCTTGCTTCTCTTAGAGCAAAAGAGAGCCTCACATATATAATTAGTCAAATGCAGTAACTGAAAATAGACTGTAATTCAGTATGTGTAACTAGACCTCAACATTTGAGAAAAAGTGATGGAGCTTCTCTATCATTGACTTGTACATAGCATCTCTTTGACATATTACTGCTTCCACCCTACTTTTTGAGAAAGTGAATGAATTCATTGAAGACTCGATGGACGTATCAAACCATGGGAGAATTTCCTCCAGATGAATGATGTGACGAGATGCATGAGCATCTCCTCCAGTGTCAGAAAGATTACACGATTCTAGAAGCTTCATGAGCACTTGAAGTTGTTGTCCAGTGCGCAGAAGAGGACCACATACATCTTTTAGAAAGCATGGTGCAGATACATGATTTGCTCCCTGTTGACAATAACACATCATAAACGGAATTCAAGTCTAGTTCAAAGTTAGTAAGATTAAGGCTCCATTCTTTTCTAAAGTTTGAGCTGGCTACATACCTAGATTATCATGGGCACGCTTCCCAAGCCGCTAAatggtgagatttttttttttaaaaaaaaaaacttctcatgtataaaataaatccatttatcaactttgaaatattaaaaacttaattaatcaatctCTAATAAGCCACTTCATTACTTGTGCAGCTGATCAGCTCGGCTGAACATCCGAAACAAACAGAGCCTAAATGATAGATAGTATATGAACAGACAATGGGCCATATACTAGGACTTTGGTGTTAAACATAAATTCTGTTGATTAAGGAGGAAATTTTACACAAATCTTACCTTTAAGGACAACAGGGTGAAATTATCTACTGGGTCTGAAGAACCTCCTTGAGTTCGCTTATTCTTAGCTTGAGTTATGAGAAATTCCTCATAAGGATCATCAACAGAAGCTCGGTAAATCCAGGACTTGATGAAATTACAATATGGCTCACAAGAACGAACAAAAAGATATTTTAGAAGTCCATAGTGAACGGAATCGGCATCCTAAAGTTCAAGAGAAACAATATCAGGAATGTTTCAACATTTGGCATGAGCTATCTACAGAACAATGATATATGACTTATCCAAATTGAAAAATTCGTGACAGAGAAGCAAGACAATATTCATATCATTCTTGTCAAGTAAAGAATAGACTAGCATAAATAGCTGGCAGTATCTTTGAAAACTATTCTTGAATCAGGAGGTCTTCAGAGGCTCAGAGCTATATTATCAGAAGTGGAAATATAAGACAAGGGTGAAATCGTGAAAGAAACAGCTTTAAAGAGTTGATTTCCCCATCAGAACTCCCTTCTGAATCATAAAAACAAAAAAGCTTGAAAAAATAAGAAGTTTGCCTACCAGATTATATAATGGTATGTTTAGAAAGGACAACATCATATACACATGAATATATGTAATCTCAGCTACTGTACAGGTGGATACTGCCAGTATCAAAGAATATAAATATACTTGCAGTGAATCTGAAATACTCAGGTTAATTAACATATAAAAATCTATGACATCGTTAATAAGATATGCAAATCTAAGACATTAGCAAAAGTATAACTATAAAAGCCATCAAGTAGCAAAAGGTCAAGATATTCCTATAGAAGTTGTATGGTTAAAAATCATAAGATGATTGCTTACACGAAGATGGACATACAAATAGGAAAGCAAATCAGTGCTCCATGGGAAGTTCTCAAACCCCAAGTTAGAATCAGTTGTCAAACCCTCCTGGCACAACGAAAGACCTGCAAACTTCGGAAAGCATATATTTCCGAGGGACTTAATATGTCTTCTTAACTCCTCAGTGTGGAGATAAACTTCCAGAAGAGTGATTTCAGAATTAGAATTATAACTAGCTCCATCTGGGGTCATGGAAGGTATATCAGGTTGTCCCTCCAAACGCCTCAGCTTAATTGATGCTGGTAGAGTATTCAAGGaacaaaaataaccttctaaaaccttttcaactgcTGCAGCAAATGCTTGGTTCACTAAACTGTAAGGAGCAGGTTGTTCAGTTTCTTCGCTATCAGAAACTTCATGTTCATGTCCTTCTCTACCTCGACCATTCAATTCTCGACTTTGGAAAAGATAAAAATGCAGAAACTTGCACAGGAAGAGAACTGAAAGACCTGTAGTGCGTATAGATTTGAGAATATTCCCTACAGAGGTAGTACTGGATGAACGTGACCACACGTTTGCAACACGATGAGAAGTCCTATCAGCCGGACATGAGAAGAACAGCACAGAGAGCTCCTCAATCTCATCTAATGATGATTTGACACCATGCAGTGCATGCAAAGCCAAACGAACCAAAGAAGCATCCTGCAGAAGAAAGATGATCATCAGACTCATCACCAGTAGACAACTAGAGACAGTAAATAAAATGTCACAACTCAAGACTCAGCTTGTCATGATAAATGATGATCATTTCTCTGGTTAATCCCAACTACCTTTCTTCACATAATAAATCATCAGATCAACACgcttactttaaaaaatcatgcaGATCTACTCAATTGGGTAGATCCCAAGACAAAGGGTACTTCTAATTTTTCACCATTTagctttttttagataattgaATGAATCCCGGCCTTTTCACCATTTAGCTACCACCCTACTGTCATTCCTAGCAACGAGTAGGATATTCCTGATGATCTCGTGCTACATTTCCTGCTAGTGATAAACACAATCAACAAACGCATCACAATTTGCATTTACAAGATACTCCATCCAAAGCATATCACACCTTACAGAAGTTGAAATGCAGCAAAAATCTCATTACTAGCTCAGCAATCTGAGCTCTACTCTGGCGAAAATGCTCAAAATAACACTGAATCGAAGTGCattggtgggtaatttttcactcACCGGAACCGATGCGAGCTCGTAGATCGGATCCCCCCGGAGCCGCCCTCCAGGGTTGGCGGTACGGGCGGCACCGCCAGCCTGGGTGACGGACTCCCAGGTTGCCGGCGGCGTCCACGGGCCGACCACTCGGAGGGTGGCGAGCAGCGACGAGAGGCTGGAGGCCGCGGCCTCCATCCGGGGAACGGTAGTCAGCTAGGGTTTAGACCTCCAATGTCAGGCCTTATTCCGAACGCAATGAGAGGAGGAGCGGTGTTGTGCTGGTTGCAGCGAGCGGCAGTGAGGTACGGATCGCCGGAGACGtggtggctggctggctggctccGGCGAGAGGGTGGGAGTGGGAgggaggtcgccgtcgccgtcaccgtcacCTGCCCGCGGTTTCGGAGAGAGCCGGCGGGAATTGAGCCGCGAGGGGAGCAGTCCGCAGGTGAGAGGGTGAGATCGATCGGACGGCTTCGGTGGTCTCGACCAACCGTCGGTTTGGGCTTTGTGGAATGGTGAACACAAACTATTTTCGGGCCAGGAAAAagtgcaccgaaggtccctcaacttgtcagcgagataaaaaacgtcctccaaccgcaaaaccagatatacggggtcccttaactatacaaaaccggtcgcTCGAGGTCCTTCGGCAGTTTTGATCCTGACTTTAGTctacgtggcagctgagtcagcgtggaccccacgtgggccccacgtgtcagccaaccactctctctctcccttcttctctcccatctctctctcatttATCTCCTCTCGGGCAAGCTGaggcgggtggggaggaggttgctggggcgggcggcgacgcggcagcggcagcacgaGGTGACGTGGCCGGCGACAAGGTGGCGGGAGCCGGGGCGGCGCCGCATCCACGATCGCCTATCGCTATTCTCCTGCCGTCACCCGGAACTCCGACATCGGCAAATTCTGACGACGCCCACTAGCTAGTCTGACCACTATGAGCAGACTCCCTCGGGATTCCACGAGGTAGCGAGCAAGGAcctgctcttcctcctcctccttctcctcgtcatggcgccggcgccggtggcgcgTGCATCACGCTCCAGTACGTCTCCAACGTCATCATCCACAACATCCACGTCCACGACTGCGTCCCCGCCGGCAATGCGAACGTGCGCGCCTCGCCGACGCACTACGGGTAGCGCACCCgctccgacggcgacggcatctCGCTCTACTCGGCGCGCGACGTGTGGGTGGACCACTACGCGCTGTCGTGGTGCGCCAACGGGCTCATCGACGCCATCATGGGGTCGACGGCGATCACCGTGTTGAACAGCTACTTCTCGCACCACAACGAGGTGATGCTGCTGGGGCACAACGACGAGTACCTGCCGGACTCGGCGATGCAGGTGACCATCGCGTTCAACCACTTCGGGATCCAGCTCGTGCAGCGGATGCCATTGTTTGCCGATGTTTGCCGTGTTCTTGGCTTGTTttgcttgtgagttgtgacagcagaagaggggaaaaaatgttttgtgtgtgcgtgtgttggATTGGATTTCGTCTGTTTGTTTCTCATTTTGTTtcccgccggccgcgtcgcctcgtgctcccgccgccgccgcgccggccgcgt
This window of the Oryza sativa Japonica Group chromosome 4, ASM3414082v1 genome carries:
- the LOC4336693 gene encoding uncharacterized protein isoform X2; the protein is MEAAASSLSSLLATLRVVGPWTPPATWESVTQAGGAARTANPGGRLRGDPIYELASVPDASLVRLALHALHGVKSSLDEIEELSVLFFSCPADRTSHRVANVWSRSSSTTSVGNILKSIRTTGLSVLFLCKFLHFYLFQSRELNGRGREGHEHEVSDSEETEQPAPYSLVNQAFAAAVEKVLEGYFCSLNTLPASIKLRRLEGQPDIPSMTPDGASYNSNSEITLLEVYLHTEELRRHIKSLGNICFPKFAGLSLCQEGLTTDSNLGFENFPWSTDLLSYLYVHLRDADSVHYGLLKYLFVRSCEPYCNFIKSWIYRASVDDPYEEFLITQAKNKRTQGGSSDPVDNFTLLSLKGANHVSAPCFLKDVCGPLLRTGQQLQVLMKLLESCNLSDTGGDAHASRHIIHLEEILPWFDTSIESSMNSFTFSKSRVEAVICQRDAMYKSMIEKLHHFFSNVEVIPFDAALNVLHISTSPLDTAVSDVELFYHGTNALPACNVVAELKDNDASSTSQESSDKVDALESSESSSSYSSIDDIEDEIDTACDNMPSSMFSSYRASSGEAKCSSVTTKLLSYETCSVSDGINPASPINENKKKDDLSYGHVPMHSQSIEHDVVCDALELDNQYSEFWPFDSFLKNSFDISSGKMSLAEEFLYTGDKGAEQVSHANVVCRHSESGSPRLPNRDNDEKSINIKQPWNTNIPYNFSINPIVKNAVSCHTEHDLHGNRKNQALIGFNFESVTNPCEAYCGRSTSSLDEFEVRSAMAVQSNAQASKQFDCSSKLLQSKTTSHAYLTSPGDISAQTNLLENPSGGAFWEKSLEYTAKSMEIAGDTTSSSDMPLDIAIDKCIIQEVLLQYKYVSSFTMKLLEDGFDLCGHLQALRRYHFMELADWADSFIVSIYKKKWSFVKSEHKRAEIQGLLDLALQRSSCDSDPYKERLFVYMNEQPVVSLKASTCLDVLDDILLGYKVDWPVNIVITEEALKTYAEIFRYLVQVRLAVFSLTEVWRFLKELTQLISRSSHNRPDVLKELSSVMKLRHQVYHFLSTLQQYLHCHLSDISWRRFQHSLQHQVRDMLDLEYVHLCYVTDALHICFLSAETKPIAAIINSILQQALELRSCFKSLNYISESTVKQLNLDSLINFSQVDAIRTKFEGNIKDLYILHLKSSKYGEIGLYRFWGYLNYNEYHSLMINKDMGCFYF
- the LOC4336693 gene encoding uncharacterized protein isoform X1: MEAAASSLSSLLATLRVVGPWTPPATWESVTQAGGAARTANPGGRLRGDPIYELASVPDASLVRLALHALHGVKSSLDEIEELSVLFFSCPADRTSHRVANVWSRSSSTTSVGNILKSIRTTGLSVLFLCKFLHFYLFQSRELNGRGREGHEHEVSDSEETEQPAPYSLVNQAFAAAVEKVLEGYFCSLNTLPASIKLRRLEGQPDIPSMTPDGASYNSNSEITLLEVYLHTEELRRHIKSLGNICFPKFAGLSLCQEGLTTDSNLGFENFPWSTDLLSYLYVHLRDADSVHYGLLKYLFVRSCEPYCNFIKSWIYRASVDDPYEEFLITQAKNKRTQGGSSDPVDNFTLLSLKGANHVSAPCFLKDVCGPLLRTGQQLQVLMKLLESCNLSDTGGDAHASRHIIHLEEILPWFDTSIESSMNSFTFSKSRVEAVICQRDAMYKSMIEKLHHFFSNVEVIPFDAALNVLHISTSPLDTAVSDVELFYHGTNALPACNVVAELKDNDASSTSQESSDKVDALESSESSSSYSSIDDIEDEIDTACDNMPSSMFSSYRASSGEAKCSSVTTKLLSYETCSVSDGINPASPINENKKKDDLSYGHVPMHSQSIEHDVVCDALELDNQYSEFWPFDSFLKNSFDISSGKMSLAEEFLYTGDKGAEQVSHANVVCRHSESGSPRLPNRDNDEKSINIKQPWNTNIPYNFSINPIVKNAVSCHTEHDLHGNRKNQALIGFNFESVTNPCEAYCGRSTSSLDEFEVRSAMAVQSNAQASKQFDCSSKLLQSKTTSHAYLTSPGDISAQTNLLENPSGGAFWEKSLEYTAKSMEIAGDTTSSSDMPLDIAIDKCIIQEVLLQYKYVSSFTMKLLEDGFDLCGHLQALRRYHFMELADWADSFIVSIYKKKWSFVKSEHKRAEIQGLLDLALQRSSCDSDPYKERLFVYMNEQPVVSLKASTCGLDVLDDILLGYKVDWPVNIVITEEALKTYAEIFRYLVQVRLAVFSLTEVWRFLKELTQLISRSSHNRPDVLKELSSVMKLRHQVYHFLSTLQQYLHCHLSDISWRRFQHSLQHQVRDMLDLEYVHLCYVTDALHICFLSAETKPIAAIINSILQQALELRSCFKSLNYISESTVKQLNLDSLINFSQVDAIRTKFEGNIKDLYILHLKSSKYGEIGLYRFWGYLNYNEYHSLMINKDMGCFYF